Genomic window (Tenrec ecaudatus isolate mTenEca1 chromosome 16, mTenEca1.hap1, whole genome shotgun sequence):
atatatatatatatatatttatttatttacttttttccaTCACACCTTCCCAGAACTCTTTTCATAAGTGTGCTATggcaatttttaaatattttgctgTAATTCTTTGAAGTCTCCCCTCCAAAAAaagccctgtctaacacatgctATTCATGTATAATTATGATAATAATATTTGTTAATATGAGCTAAATGTATTTATTCATCAGTTGTATAGATGTTGATTAAGTGCCTGTTATGTATGAGGCATTATTTGAACAAAAGACAGTAGAACAAACAAACCCTtttgaaaagaaatcattttattgggggctcatacaatgcttatcacaatgcatacatccatccattgtgtcaagcacatatgtacatttgttgccatcatcattctcaaaacatttgccttctacttgagcccttaatattgactgctcattttctccctccctccccactctgccctacctcatgaacccttcataattcataaattattataattttgttatgttgcactgtccgacgtttccccctgccctcttctctgctgtccatccccccagggaggaggctatgtgtagattcttgtagtcggtttcccctttctaccccacattccctccaccctccaggcatcgccactctcaccactggtcctggaggagtcatctgtcctggattcccggtgtttccagttgctatctgtaccaatgtacatcctctggtctagccagactgaaACAAAACCTTTAGCCATGTGGCGTTAATGTTCCAGTGGGAATGAGATCACTAAATTGATTTATATTTCATTTTCGTTATATCCTTTGTTATTAGGTGCCCCAAGCAGACTCTGAGTCATATGATCCTAATACAACAGACAAGTCAGCCCCTTATGTTTGTTACTATGTGTGAGCccagtgttgtagccactgtgttgatccattttGTTTAGGTTTTTTTCAACTAACCCTTtatcaaccatgatgtcctttccagggaccgatctttcctgataatatgtccaacgcACATGAGATGAACTCTCTCCATCCTTACTTCAAAGGTACATTCTGACCGTATTTCTTCCTAGTggaatttgtttgttctggcagccTCTGGTACTCTCAGTATTCTTAACACCGTAATTCACATGCAACAGTTGTTCAGCAGTCTTCTTATTCGTGGCATatgaagtgatttaaaaaacTCTGGGCTGGGTCAGACGCACCTTCGTCCTGAATGTGACCTATTTGCTCCTCAGCACTTTAAGCAATCCTGTGTAGCACTTGTgcgtcgtttgatttcttgactgcttctgtggatccaagtgaaatgaaacctTTAACCACTTcagttttttctccatttatcatgacgttgtctattggaccagttgtgagaacCTTTATTTTCTCTGCAGTCTTTTTCATTTATCATAAGTTGTCTATTGGGACATTTGTGAGGATtatggctttctttctttttttaaaatatccttttatggggagctcttacagagatcataacattccatagttcagtcacatcaagcagtattgaacaattgctaccacaatcagtttagacacattttctttcttcttgaactccttgatatcagctcccctttattccacCCATCCCCATaatacttttttgtttttcccatatTTTGCACCTCCAGTGTGTGcattcacatacagttctgttCTTTCCCATCGGCTGGGATTATGCAGTCTCCAATGCgctcagctccctatttcccccatccccccttcTTTCCGCACCCTCTGGGAACCGTtattcctgttactgtttctgaagggttatctatcttggctttcatgtatcaaacaatcttaaatatataaatcaacatacgcaaatctaacatgattaatgaggtaaagcaaataaaatccccaatagtaaggggaggaaatactaaagaactggaggatagttaggtgtttcatcagtgctatccgcACCCTGGATTTACATCCCTtcagtgtggcccttctgagagggactgtccaattatcttactagTGGTTTTGGGGTCTACACTACACTCACGCCCCTTCACAtcgatttgtttgcttgtttttgaacttctgataccttttcccatcgacacctcatgacctgggttgtctttatattgaattgcaatccaccctgaagactgcagtccttgattttcatcagaaagTGATTAAAATCCTTGCTTTCAGCATGCGAGGTGTGTCATCTGCGCATCACAGATGGTTAATAGCCTCCTCCAATCCATATAGTCCAGCTTTctggattatttactcagcatgccGATTAAATCATGGTTGATGAAACTTCTTTCTCTATTATTTTTTGCAAAGAAATCAGTGAGCACAATTAAAATTAAGTCATAATATACTttgcaaattatttttattttcatgacaACGTTGTTCAGGAACATCCACAAAAACAGTAACAATTTGCAATATGTTGAGCTTCCATTGTAATTGACTGagccaatgaaataatttttttttggatAAAACCATCGACTTTATTGTAAAGCCTATGAAATGACCTGAATCAAAGAAGTCCAGCTGTCTTCAGAGTGGACACATTTGAAACCAAGAGTGGCGGGCAGACAGAGGGCGATGGCTCACTTGATAAGATACAGACGTGGTTACTGTGTCAGCCATGTCCGTTATATACACAGACAGTACAGTATGGTCGTCACTGGTGGATAGAGAGCGTAGAGAAAAGAGTACTTAAAGTTTAAGAGAAAGGCCCATCAGAAGTACGATCAAAGGTCTTGTAGGAAAAGGAGCCACCAGATTTGTCACCCTCAGGAAACTTGTGGTTACAACTCCCTTTCTTTCTCAAGGTTCCTCACCTGTTCTTCCAGAACACCCAGTAAATAAATACCCATGTACAGCCCAAGCCCAATGCCACTGGCTCATAGGGACCGGATAGGGCGGAGTAGGGCTGCTTCACGGTGTCCATGCTCAGGTCTTGCTCAGGGCGTGCCTACGTTGAACGAACTGGCAATCTCCTTGTCACAAGCACAGAGCGAAGCTTAGGAACTTGCACACAGCAGCAGTCGTGCCTTGGAGCAAGGGTTTGCAAATTGGGCGCACACAGGAATCAactggggaattaaaaaagaaagtactGATTCCTAGGGTCTGGCATTTCAATTCAATTCGATTTCGACCACCAAGATTCCTATTCAAGAGGCACGTCCTGCGGCCCAGGCATCGGACTTTTAAAAAGCGCCCCCAGGTGATTCCAATGGGCAGCACACTCAGTTTGAGGGcgtcctttaggctcccctgttgCACTCCCGCTCCAGCTCTCCAAGTTgtgggcgaggctcaccgagctctGAAATAATTATTTTGAGGGCTTAAAAGTTTACAAGATCACGTGaaactttgtttgttttttttttaaaattcatccgCTCTTAAGATTCCATCATTCCTTAAGATATGAAAGTGATTCTATTGTGGGAAGCAATCGTCTCATAAAAATTTGTGCTTTCATAATGGATGAAGTATAAAGAAATTGGTACCAGTTATTTTTTGATAGCTTATCTGTTTAGTTCAGATATCCTGTTACATACTTATTAGTCATtggtgagttgattccaacttttgGTGACCtctgaagtgcagagtagagcagTTCCAGaaaagggagaaagagtggaaatgCTTTATTATTGCAGAGATGAACCTCTTTATACTGTATGTATGCCTAGAATTTTAGAGAAGCTGTACAGAAAAACCCCTTTATCAATTGCATTTTTATTTGGTttagttggttttttgtttttatttatggttttatttagtGCAAATAAAACTCGCAAATGGGCCATCTATTCATTTTCTGTGACTCTGATGGCCAGTTGGGCTGCTCTTTCTACGATGGCTTTGCGATTCTTGGAGGAAACGTTGTGAACATTCTCTACACAGTAAGACTTGTTTCACATCAGCAGCATTTCCAGCTCCTTGACGTCGTGGACCATGAACTTGTAGAAGCCACTGGGCAGCATGTGCTTGGTTTTCTTGTTGCCCCGTAACCAATGTTGGGCATCAGGATCTGTTGTCGGTGCCTCTGAGCTTGGCACCAGTTGCACTTAATCTTGGCTTAGTGGTTGGATTGGTGCCAGATGAACTTCTTGATCCTCTTTTTGACAGTGTTAGGCTTTACTAGGGGTCTGAGGGCAGCCTTGATGCTGGTGGGAGATGGCTGCTTCCTCCATAGACAGCACCAGAGAAGAGAAGGGAGCCTTAGTTGGGTTTTATAATACTTTCTTACGGAGATTTTCAGACTTATTTAAAACTGAAAAAAGAATATGTGAAGCCCCTTTATACTTAATATTTAAGCTCAATGACAATTTTAGATTATGACCAGTATTATGATTATTGCAGGTAGCTAATTGGGTTCAAGACAATAATCAGATGTAACTGTAATTATTTTTCATCAAGTTACTTGTGACGTACATAAGTTCAAATAATAATCGTCATCTAATAATATAACCTGCTGTATTGCAATTCTACTCTATTTTAGCATGGAAGCGCCCTATGACTTGGAGTTAGGCACGGGTCTCCAAGTTGTATTTAATTGCCCAGCATTTATTTATGAATGGTAAGTAAGTAACATTTAGAGAATGGCGTTTGCTTACGATTACCTGTTTGCTTCCAGTGCTGTTTTTGGCCCTCTGTCATATTTTGCAGCAAAGAGCACAGCCAAGGATTAAAGCACACTAACTCTGCAGTTctctttttgtgttgtttttgctGCTGATGCTGTTGGTTGCATGATTAAGTTTTTGAAGCGATAGAGCAAATTATTTTCTTATACTGTGCATACTGATTTTGGTTTATTTCTCTTGTGCACTAGGAAATGTACAGATTACAACTAAAACTCTGCTAAAACCCATGGAAAAAGTGCAAGGTATGAAGGTCAAGGAGACTAAGAAGGATGATAATGAAGGAGACAAGCATGGCAATGAGAGTGAAGGTCTCACAGCTGGGTGCAGCAAATACCCAGAAGCAAACAAAATCATGACCAGTGGTGGAGTTTCAGAAACCAGCACGGTAGTTCCCCTCGATTCTTTAACCTCTGTGGACCCTCGATTAACAGAAGCAACTTCTAAAGAAGAAGAATGTGAAGAATTAAAACCTCGTTCTTCATTGTCATTGCCAGAGACCAGTGCCATTTCCAAAGCAGACCATGGGAAAGAAAAGTTGTATAAATTAAACCATGACTGTGAAGCAGATGACAATCACCAGCAGATTCTTGACCACCATAGTGACAGACGAAGTTCTACCCGCGAAAGCCCCACGGCCATGGGCAGTGTAGTTGGCGAGCccttgaaagaaggttctaaagTTTCATATTTGACATCACTCTCATCTGCTCTGGAATCTAGAACAATACCCCTGGAAGACTTTGATTCAGAAAATGAGAGCCTGACGAAGGGCTCTGCTAAAAAGACTCACCCTTCTCATTTTAGTCAGGGCGATCGCAGCACCACCGGGGCCGCCAGCAAGGAGCGTGAAGAACCGCTGCTGAGCTCCAGGAGTGACGCGGAGCTATGCTCTCTTACTAGCCCTAAGCAACCAGAGGAGGCTGCTAGAGGTCATTGTTCTAATGAAAAAGAGACTGTTGAGCCCCCAAAAGAAAACATCGATAACTATCACATTCAAGGCAGTGTCCGTAAAGAaagctctagttcttcaatggtcAACTCTCTCACTGAAGCCACAGAAGGAACTTTAAAGGAAAGTGACTTGAGAACCACTTCAGACATTGAAGGAAGCTTGACAGACcatgaggaccagagagaaacttttgCTAATATTAGCCATCCGGGCAAACACTATGAAGAGCCAGAGCAGCCAACCACTATAGATCCTGAAATGTTAAGTGGAAAGCGTGATAGTAAAGACATGAACTCTTTAGTCAATATCCAGCAGAATCTGGACAGCAGCACCCAGTTAAATGAAACATTGTGTAGTGAATTtcactttaaaagaaaatcccTTGTGAACCAGTTAAGTCCTATAAATGAGCTATcaaaagtcaagaatgatactatTCAGTTACCAACACTCCTAGATTTGGATAACAGACCTGAGTCAGAAAAAAGTGCTCAGACCTCCGAGGGTAGTCCACAGTTAGATGAGCAGAGCCATGCTTGCACAGTGAATGGACTTTCCTGTACTGATGAACTAGCTGTAAGCTCAGAAAGCGAATGTGTATTAAATCAACAAGTGACCCTTAGTTCTGGAGACCATGTGAAGCTGCCAGCTGACTGCATACTAAATAAAAGCAAAGAGGTTCCTAGAGCAATGAGTGAGGATTTCTATCAGACCCATCTCCGTCCATTAGAGGACCGAGCAGATGCCATCACTGACACCCAAACTGTTCCCATTCAGACTAGAATGCAAGACATCTCTCCACCAGGTGACAGAACCTGTGGTGCCTCTTCAAACAATTCCAACTTCAACAGGAAACCAGGAaaccaagaaaggaaaaaaagaatgacTAATGCAGGAAGGAATTCCAGGCTTCTctcgaagaagaagaagaaagaagtgacTGTCTTCCTGAAAGAGGTCTTGGTCATGGAATGCCAAAACGTTCAATCTCAGGAGAAAAACAGCAGTGGCTGTGCAAGTGGAAATGTGTCAGAGGCGGCCATGTGTTCCACTTGCCCTACTTTGGAGTCCAGCAAAATCGTCCTGAATGCCGAAGGTTCTTTGATAACAAAATGTGAAAATGCACTTCAGCCCAGTGTTCATCACTCCCAAGTGAAGGAGCCAGAGAATTCCATGGGAAGTAGTGCTCATAAAGCGAGTTACACAGAGGAAAGGGAACTGGAAGAGCGAGAAGCTAAAGGTGACATTCAGGAAGACAAAATCGGAAAGGAAATTACAGTAGGCACATTAAATAATGGAGCCCTAATCAAAACCATTTGTGCAACCAGTTACATCAAACACCACGAGGAAGTAACAGAAGGAAAGAGGCAGAGACCCCCCAATTCGGCTATCTTTCGTAAACATAGCATTTCTGATTGTGTTTCACAAGGACTCAAGCAATCTGTAAACATTCCAAGTGCCGAAAAATTGTTGGACCAGTCCCCTAATCTATTCTCcggttttaaaagcttgacacAACCAGAAGAAACTCCAGGCCAGAAggaagatgaagtccttgactgccagagcagccaaagcagagCACATGcatggggaaaggaagggaaaccAGCTAAGAATATTCaggagagtgagcagagagagaccatCACAGAGCCTAACAGACATGGAAGCCACACTCCAAAGGATCTGATGGCACGTTCACACAAAAATAGCTCGCCCTCTTCTAGTACTCCACAGCACGTTGGCTCTAAAGGTGACTTTGAACATAACCCCGGTTGTAAAGACTCCACAGAGAGCATGGTAGACACGGTCTACAAAGACTTTATTAATAAGCCTGCAGAAGGCGTGCTGGGTGGAAAGGCAGCTGTTAAACTTGACAACAGTGCAAGGCAAGATAAACCAGCATTAAGTAAAACCTCAAGATGTACTTTGTCTCAGCGAGGAGAGCTGAATGTTGCACATACAAGAAAGCTTGAGCAGAATTCAGATTCCCACTGTACTACCTCGTCTACGGTGGACTCTCTTGAAATAACAAAATCATGTGAAGAGAAAGTATGCATATCTTTTAAAGgttgtgaaatgaaattatgtaTAGACTCTTATGCCCATGAGCCAAATACAGGGGTATTGGATAGAGTAAATGTGTCTTTAAATTGTATTCATCCTGAAGAGAAAGTTAAAGAAGCATCTCTGGAAGAAACGCAAGTCATGGACAAAGGATCAATACTGGAAATTAATTCTGTGTTTGACAAAGAAAATTCCTCTGGAATTTCTTCGAAGGATTTGATGTATTCTAGATGCCACGATGAGACCTCTACCCCCCAAGGGAATCTGTGCTCCATTCATAGAATGCCTTCCTCTCTGTCTTCCCAAGAAGTTTCTGAAAGTAATGTAAATAATCCAGGTGGGAAAACAGACCCCAAACATCTTGTGAAACCAAACGATGGTGAAATCCTTGATAAAAATGTAAAAGACCACACATTCTTGTCtgagaagaaagaaagaccatCAAGGGATATGAGTCGACCTTGTGAAGGTGCCAATATACACATCAGTGTGAAAAAGGGTATGTCACAAGTTTGTCACCCTTCTGATAGACACTTGCCTTTAACATTGGAAACAGAAGCTAaagtgaaaaaggagaaaattaagtGTCAGCCAATGGGACATAAAACTGTGGGGGATCCATCGGAAGGGATGATAGCTAGAGATAATATAAGCCAGATTTCTCATAGCTACTTTAAATGCAACAGAATGCTGGGTGATGCTGAAGAACAGCACAGCCAGAAGGTTTCAGACAAGCAGCTGCAAAAAGAGGAATGTGTGCATCACACAGAAACACATGCCATTGCCGAACAGTGCCCATCATCTAATAGGCTG
Coding sequences:
- the PRR14L gene encoding protein PRR14L isoform X2: MLSSGVEIQPVPLDSSMPAVVQELYSELPEELLVQSRKGVCTDIPEDFLRSKGNVQITTKTLLKPMEKVQGMKVKETKKDDNEGDKHGNESEGLTAGCSKYPEANKIMTSGGVSETSTVVPLDSLTSVDPRLTEATSKEEECEELKPRSSLSLPETSAISKADHGKEKLYKLNHDCEADDNHQQILDHHSDRRSSTRESPTAMGSVVGEPLKEGSKVSYLTSLSSALESRTIPLEDFDSENESLTKGSAKKTHPSHFSQGDRSTTGAASKEREEPLLSSRSDAELCSLTSPKQPEEAARGHCSNEKETVEPPKENIDNYHIQGSVRKESSSSSMVNSLTEATEGTLKESDLRTTSDIEGSLTDHEDQRETFANISHPGKHYEEPEQPTTIDPEMLSGKRDSKDMNSLVNIQQNLDSSTQLNETLCSEFHFKRKSLVNQLSPINELSKVKNDTIQLPTLLDLDNRPESEKSAQTSEGSPQLDEQSHACTVNGLSCTDELAVSSESECVLNQQVTLSSGDHVKLPADCILNKSKEVPRAMSEDFYQTHLRPLEDRADAITDTQTVPIQTRMQDISPPGDRTCGASSNNSNFNRKPGNQERKKRMTNAGRNSRLLSKKKKKEVTVFLKEVLVMECQNVQSQEKNSSGCASGNVSEAAMCSTCPTLESSKIVLNAEGSLITKCENALQPSVHHSQVKEPENSMGSSAHKASYTEERELEEREAKGDIQEDKIGKEITVGTLNNGALIKTICATSYIKHHEEVTEGKRQRPPNSAIFRKHSISDCVSQGLKQSVNIPSAEKLLDQSPNLFSGFKSLTQPEETPGQKEDEVLDCQSSQSRAHAWGKEGKPAKNIQESEQRETITEPNRHGSHTPKDLMARSHKNSSPSSSTPQHVGSKGDFEHNPGCKDSTESMVDTVYKDFINKPAEGVLGGKAAVKLDNSARQDKPALSKTSRCTLSQRGELNVAHTRKLEQNSDSHCTTSSTVDSLEITKSCEEKVCISFKGCEMKLCIDSYAHEPNTGVLDRVNVSLNCIHPEEKVKEASLEETQVMDKGSILEINSVFDKENSSGISSKDLMYSRCHDETSTPQGNLCSIHRMPSSLSSQEVSESNVNNPGGKTDPKHLVKPNDGEILDKNVKDHTFLSEKKERPSRDMSRPCEGANIHISVKKGMSQVCHPSDRHLPLTLETEAKVKKEKIKCQPMGHKTVGDPSEGMIARDNISQISHSYFKCNRMLGDAEEQHSQKVSDKQLQKEECVHHTETHAIAEQCPSSNRLSNKVHNKSPPKDYTGESTPMKEMPVAKMTRANTAAWSQTLKDPKAESVVCPLSKIEMSAGSCLPGTSHKAQDPHPVGYDVIPGAFGNTSQRKGAFPIKKQPHRSCKIVSCQDQVKVARKINKTRNSAFLKSSSETIPKEPRLLSSCARSAPAQLSETVMSRSLINHIPKQTATRCHLLRSLNFRKPTKESALLSKLSILARKLVPATKTQKVRYWHCSSELLPVAKSYKRLRYKRFLDGFSYNTMQLNPYMAANRWDKKPNSKPMALYSLEAIKMSFIDLSDKMPSLLGGAEILPIYFHVNSGSDCVAEASRTFPEHCAPTRLALVEAPRCPSQPPKWTFSFFFSHGGSGTATFREDPGLQSQACSQAPPAPLQDSSGTAIVQTRAGFSVFGLHTLLALCSPGGYRIWTKKRNFSSHMPTIQRFFMSQFTQGLKGLRSPAAIADKVFCSLPYSVGRVLSIWSQHGPSACPLEISALHSNYSKWQPSLGPASSHTLLPYVPLPGIEAACTTRHSPIRLEPSFSALVPKPCVVTETAVSNLLLSASEFQVPGFDELDGMTAVCPRPQSSPPEQKEAEPEKRPKKVSQIRIRKTIPKPDPNLTPMGLPRPKRLKKKEFSLEEIYTNKNYKSPPANRCLETIFEEPKERNGTLISISQQKRKRVLEFQDFTVPRKRRARGKVKVAGSFTRAQKAALQSRELDALLIQKLVELENFFAKEEEPEPSPGS
- the PRR14L gene encoding protein PRR14L isoform X5, giving the protein MEKVQGMKVKETKKDDNEGDKHGNESEGLTAGCSKYPEANKIMTSGGVSETSTVVPLDSLTSVDPRLTEATSKEEECEELKPRSSLSLPETSAISKADHGKEKLYKLNHDCEADDNHQQILDHHSDRRSSTRESPTAMGSVVGEPLKEGSKVSYLTSLSSALESRTIPLEDFDSENESLTKGSAKKTHPSHFSQGDRSTTGAASKEREEPLLSSRSDAELCSLTSPKQPEEAARGHCSNEKETVEPPKENIDNYHIQGSVRKESSSSSMVNSLTEATEGTLKESDLRTTSDIEGSLTDHEDQRETFANISHPGKHYEEPEQPTTIDPEMLSGKRDSKDMNSLVNIQQNLDSSTQLNETLCSEFHFKRKSLVNQLSPINELSKVKNDTIQLPTLLDLDNRPESEKSAQTSEGSPQLDEQSHACTVNGLSCTDELAVSSESECVLNQQVTLSSGDHVKLPADCILNKSKEVPRAMSEDFYQTHLRPLEDRADAITDTQTVPIQTRMQDISPPGDRTCGASSNNSNFNRKPGNQERKKRMTNAGRNSRLLSKKKKKEVTVFLKEVLVMECQNVQSQEKNSSGCASGNVSEAAMCSTCPTLESSKIVLNAEGSLITKCENALQPSVHHSQVKEPENSMGSSAHKASYTEERELEEREAKGDIQEDKIGKEITVGTLNNGALIKTICATSYIKHHEEVTEGKRQRPPNSAIFRKHSISDCVSQGLKQSVNIPSAEKLLDQSPNLFSGFKSLTQPEETPGQKEDEVLDCQSSQSRAHAWGKEGKPAKNIQESEQRETITEPNRHGSHTPKDLMARSHKNSSPSSSTPQHVGSKGDFEHNPGCKDSTESMVDTVYKDFINKPAEGVLGGKAAVKLDNSARQDKPALSKTSRCTLSQRGELNVAHTRKLEQNSDSHCTTSSTVDSLEITKSCEEKVCISFKGCEMKLCIDSYAHEPNTGVLDRVNVSLNCIHPEEKVKEASLEETQVMDKGSILEINSVFDKENSSGISSKDLMYSRCHDETSTPQGNLCSIHRMPSSLSSQEVSESNVNNPGGKTDPKHLVKPNDGEILDKNVKDHTFLSEKKERPSRDMSRPCEGANIHISVKKGMSQVCHPSDRHLPLTLETEAKVKKEKIKCQPMGHKTVGDPSEGMIARDNISQISHSYFKCNRMLGDAEEQHSQKVSDKQLQKEECVHHTETHAIAEQCPSSNRLSNKVHNKSPPKDYTGESTPMKEMPVAKMTRANTAAWSQTLKDPKAESVVCPLSKIEMSAGSCLPGTSHKAQDPHPVGYDVIPGAFGNTSQRKGAFPIKKQPHRSCKIVSCQDQVKVARKINKTRNSAFLKSSSETIPKEPRLLSSCARSAPAQLSETVMSRSLINHIPKQTATRCHLLRSLNFRKPTKESALLSKLSILARKLVPATKTQKVRYWHCSSELLPVAKSYKRLRYKRFLDGFSYNTMQLNPYMAANRWDKKPNSKPMALYSLEAIKMSFIDLSDKMPSLLGGAEILPIYFHVNSGSDCVAEASRTFPEHCAPTRLALVEAPRCPSQPPKWTFSFFFSHGGSGTATFREDPGLQSQACSQAPPAPLQDSSGTAIVQTRAGFSVFGLHTLLALCSPGGYRIWTKKRNFSSHMPTIQRFFMSQFTQGLKGLRSPAAIADKVFCSLPYSVGRVLSIWSQHGPSACPLEISALHSNYSKWQPSLGPASSHTLLPYVPLPGIEAACTTRHSPIRLEPSFSALVPKPCVVTETAVSNLLLSASEFQVPGFDELDGMTAVCPRPQSSPPEQKEAEPEKRPKKVSQIRIRKTIPKPDPNLTPMGLPRPKRLKKKEFSLEEIYTNKNYKSPPANRCLETIFEEPKERNGTLISISQQKRKRVLEFQDFTVPRKRRARGKVKVAGSFTRAQKAALQSRELDALLIQKLVELENFFAKEEEPEPSPGS